The genomic stretch ACGCTTCCGAATTCGAAGCGGTGTATTCTTCGCCCACCGCCGCGAGGATCATGGCCCTGCACTCGTGCTCCTTGATCCGTGCGTACCGGCGCCGGTCTCCGTCCACCCTTGTCGCGATCGAGAGCTTCGCCGCTTCGTAAGCCGCTCTCGCGCCGCCGTCCGAGCGCAGCACATCGCGAAACCTGACGTGCCGCGACAACTCGGCGTTCCCCGGCGCGCAAACGTAGAGGTGATGCTTCATCCAGACGCGCCCGCCGCGTACTCGTGGCACGCATGCGTCGACGGCACGGAACGCTTCTCGCCCGCAGACTCCACGGTCGCCTTCGTGTCGGTAGCCCGCGGCGACGAGTCGCTCCCGCACGTTCTCGAACGCCGCGGAGTCGATCGTCACGAGATCGACGTCGAGGATCGGCTTCGCCGCCAGCCCCGGCACCGCCGTGCTGCCCACGTGCTCCACCGCGCCTACCAGGGAACCAAGGATACCCACGAGCGCGCCGCGCAACGCTGCGAACTCCGACGCCCACTTCGAGTCGTACGGCACGATCACGATTCGCGCCTCGCTCCAGCGGGTTTCCGGACCCGCACGTGCAGAAAATACGCCACGACTTGTGCATCCTGCACCTCCGGCACGCGCGCCACGGTCTCGTCGTCCGGCCGCGGCTCCTCGACACGCTCGATCGCGAATCCGGCCGCGACGAGAAGGTTGATCCACTCTCCCAAGGGCCGCGTGAACCGAGGCACCTGAAATTTCGGATAACGCTGCCGCTCCGTTTCCGGTGTCGTGCTGAAAATCCACGACTCGACCTCTCCGTTCGTCCGACGGAAGTAGTCGCCTACCTCGAACGCGTACGTCCGCCGGTCCGCGCCACGCAGATTGCGGTGGTGCGGTGTCATGAAGCAGGGGTGCAGAATCGAAAACTGCAGAAAGCCGCCGGGACGCAGGACGCGCCAAGTCTCCGCCAATACGCGCCCGGGTTCCGGCATGTCCATCAGACTCATGAACGCCGTCGCGAAGTCGAATCGCCCCGCGGCGAACGGCAACTCCAGCCCGCTCCCCTGCACGTACTCGATCCCCAAAGGCTCCCGCGCCTCCTCCTCCGACGCGTGGCGAACGAACGTATTCGAGATGTCGATACCGATCACCCGAGCGCCTCGACGCGCCACGAGACGCGTGTTGTGCCCTTCGCCGCATCCGATGTCCAACCCCTCGAGCCCTCCGACCTCGGGCAACATGGCGAAGAACGCCGGCGTGTTCAGCGCATCGCGGTACACGTCGTACCCGGCTCGCGCGAGTGCCGTCCACGTCTCGGCGTTTCCCTCCCACAACCGACCGACGTCCTCGTGGTTCATGACGGACCAAATCCGAAACCGACGCACCGCGTCAACCCGCGAGGCCGATGCTCGTCGCACTCCCCTCGACCGATCCCCGTCACCGTCTCCGCCACCCCGAAACCGAGCTGCTTCCGCCCACCCATGATTCGCCACCCGGCCGCTCTGCTCGGATCACATCCGTGGCATGTCCCGCGACGACTCTCTCGTGCTCTTTCCTCTCCACGAGGGAAAACCAAGACCGTCACCGAAATCTCGATCTGCCATAACGTTGCTCCGCTCAGATCATGTATATGTCGCCCTCGCTCGCGTGCACCGCCGAGCGGTCACGTCCCGGAGCCAGTGGCTGCGGCGAGATCGGCAGCGTCCCCGGGTGCTTCGCTGGCGAGCGCCGGGACAGGACTCCTGCGGTACTTCGCGAGGAACCCATCCAAGTCGAGCAGGTCCTTGAACCGCTCCACCATCGTCGCCCGATCCCAATCCCACCACTGGATGGCCATGAGCGACTCCACCACGTCGGCCGGGAAACGAAACTTGATGACACGCGCCGGCACGCCGACGGCGATCGCGTACGGCGGTATGTCTTTGGTCACGACCGCGCCCGATCCCACCACCGCACCCGTACCGATGCTCTTGCCCGCGATCACGGTCGTTCCGTGACCGATCCACACGTCGTGCCCGATCGTGCAACGGTGGTCCTTCCGCCATTGGAAGAACTCGGCGTCCTCCACGGTGTCGAACCCGTATTGAATCCGTCGATACGTCGAGTGATGCTGCGTGACGCGCCACGTCGGATGATTTCCGGGATTGATGCGCGTCTGTGCGGCGATGGAGGTGAACTTGCCCACGTCCGTCCACACCATGCTGACGTGGCCGGCGAGGTAGCTGTAGTCGCCGAACGTGGACTCGCTCACCGAGCAGCCCGGGCCTATCGCCGTCCAGCCACCGATGTGCGATTTGCGAACATGCGCCGACGGATGAATCGTCGGCTTCTCCGAGAGCATCTTCCTCTCGCGGACGCCCGGAGGCGGCTCGGGGTGTTCTTCTATGTAGTGCATGAAAAGGACGGACTTCGTTCTCCTAGAGGACTCAGAACCGCGCGAACGGCAGTCCCGCGAGTGGACGGAACTCGGCGAGGTGGTCGTAGGCCCGCAAGGCCGCGATCGGCATGTGAAACGACGGTTCTCGTCCACGCAGCCCCTGGTTGACGGTATCGACCACGTCGACGAGCCGAGCGCGCTGTTCATCGTCCAACACCTGCTCGACGTAGGCGACGGTGACGTGACCTATGAACGGTCTCGTCCGTCGAATCCCCAGCTCGCGCGTCTCCGCATGGTCGTAGAAACGATCGCGCAACCGCAACACGCGCTCGAACTCGTCTTCGCGCTCGAAGACGCCGAGCAGACCGAGTGCGGTGCCGAAGATGCTCACGCCGATCATGCGCATGGCCACGACACGCTTCTGTTCTTCGCATCCACAGTCGGCGAGCGCGCTTGCCACACGCGCGGGATATCGACCGACCAAACCCTTCCCCACCACGTACTCTCGGTAGCGCGCGTCGGAGAGGGTGTTGGCAAGCGTTTGGTGCCAGCTGTCCTGAGGGAGTGGATACAACGCACCGGGTACGCCGAGCCCGTCGACGAGTTCCGC from Opitutales bacterium ASA1 encodes the following:
- a CDS encoding class I SAM-dependent methyltransferase — encoded protein: MNHEDVGRLWEGNAETWTALARAGYDVYRDALNTPAFFAMLPEVGGLEGLDIGCGEGHNTRLVARRGARVIGIDISNTFVRHASEEEAREPLGIEYVQGSGLELPFAAGRFDFATAFMSLMDMPEPGRVLAETWRVLRPGGFLQFSILHPCFMTPHHRNLRGADRRTYAFEVGDYFRRTNGEVESWIFSTTPETERQRYPKFQVPRFTRPLGEWINLLVAAGFAIERVEEPRPDDETVARVPEVQDAQVVAYFLHVRVRKPAGARRES
- a CDS encoding chloramphenicol acetyltransferase, which gives rise to MHYIEEHPEPPPGVRERKMLSEKPTIHPSAHVRKSHIGGWTAIGPGCSVSESTFGDYSYLAGHVSMVWTDVGKFTSIAAQTRINPGNHPTWRVTQHHSTYRRIQYGFDTVEDAEFFQWRKDHRCTIGHDVWIGHGTTVIAGKSIGTGAVVGSGAVVTKDIPPYAIAVGVPARVIKFRFPADVVESLMAIQWWDWDRATMVERFKDLLDLDGFLAKYRRSPVPALASEAPGDAADLAAATGSGT